From Podospora bellae-mahoneyi strain CBS 112042 chromosome 3, whole genome shotgun sequence, the proteins below share one genomic window:
- the YVC1 gene encoding Calcium channel yvc1 (COG:U; EggNog:ENOG503NV46): MGGLSWRKLLGWDRHPSDGHRHDYDSWWHDSRRRLLPHYHDESLESAIPPQAVTEVALRLRHLIEQCVPCELNPDLVTRPHSKVITTKVIKAAKEAGGKEHGACVVFCLLVNKRWWKHQSLVELWDADLHNLRAVACEVIAKQIIETENDPTYLLHSVLLKRYSIIINGKPTPPANVVERAVDLHALRVIGSSGYQKCINFLWKGWLVQDEDDPSTFVDYKDKDNTSYCAHLDPDRMRAPMYQNVTQMLFSFFYLILYTLAMNSVNARGEIDLIEGLLYVFTIGYICDELSKLWKAGHQILSFWHAFNSVLYALVTTSLAMRFIALSAGVDDPIRHQYTTLSYNFLAVSAPLFWGRLLLYLDSFRFFGAMLVVLKVMMKESMIFFALLIVIFIGFLQAFIGLDFAEDQAAEDFYFIIQAMANALMQSPDFSGFDKFSHPFGLILYYCFTFVVMVVLLNILIALYNSAYEDIYDNANDEYLAMFAQKTMTFVRAPDENVFIPPLNLIEIFCLAIPFEWWMSKKTYEHLNDIVMAALYSPLLLVSAYFEMRTAQEIRGNRARGEEDDDTIEEWEQMSDHFDFEGDGWSKTVASAKSNLEEDADVVEIKKLKQEVEELKKMIEGLTKFIAGEKGLGNGDTEELKEVDEEGESSGGT; encoded by the exons ATGGGAGGCCTAAGCTGGAGAAAACTTCTCGGCTGGGATCGCCATCCTAGTGACGGCCATCGTCACGATTATGACAGCTGGTGGCATGATTCTCGCCGGCGTC TGCTCCCCCACTACCACGATGAATCTCTCGAGTCTGCCATTCCGCCACAAGCCGTCACCGAAGTAGCCCTCCGATTGCGCCACCTGATCGAGCAGTGTGTTCCTTGCGAGTTGAACCCCGATCTGGTCACCCGCCCTCACAGTAaggtcatcaccaccaaggtgATCAAAGCAGCCAAGGAGGCCGGTGGGAAGGAGCACGGCGCCTGTGTGGTGTTTTGTCTGCTGGTGAACAAGCGCTGGTGGAAGCACCAGAGTCTGGTTGAGCTATGGGATGCCGATTTGCATAACCTCAGGGCGGTAGCTTGTGAGGTTATCGCCAAGCAGAT TATCGAGACTGAGAATGATCCTACTTACCTCCTGCACTCGGTCCTCCTCAAGCGGTACTCTATCATCATTAATGGCAAgcccacaccaccagccaatGTCGTTGAGCGAGCTGTTGATCTCCACGCCCTTAGAGTGATTGGTTCATCCGGCTACCAAAAATGCATCAACTTCCTCTGGAAGGGCTGGCTAGTccaggatgaggacgacCCGTCCACCTTTGTGGActacaaggacaaggacaacacGTCGTACTGCGCCCACCTCGACCCCGACCGCATGCGAGCACCCATGTACCAGAACGTGACGCAgatgctcttctccttcttctaCCTCATACTCTACACCCTTGCGATGAACTCAGTAAATGCCCGAGGAGAGATTGACCTCATCGAGGGGCTGCTGTATGTCTTCACCATTGGCTACATCTGCGACGAACTGTCCAAGCTCTGGAAAGCTGGGCATCAGATTCTGAGCTTTTGGCACGCATTCAACTCGGTCCTGTACGCGCTGGTGACCACCAGCTTGGCCATGAGGTTCATTGCGCTCAGtgctggggttgatgatCCGATCAGACATCAATACACGACGCTGAGCTACAACTTTTTGGCTGTCAGCGCGCCGTTGTTTTGGGGCCGGCTGCTGCTCTACCTTGACAGTTTCAGGTTCTTTGGCgccatgttggtggtgctcaaggtgatgatgaaggagTCGATGATCTTCTTTGCGCTGCTTATTGTGATCTTTATTGGCTTCCTCCAGGCTTTCATCGGCCTGGACTTTGCTGAGGATCAGGCGGCCGAGGACTTTTACTTTATCATTCAGGCGATGGCGAATGCGCTGATGCAGAGCCCGGATTTCAGTGGGTTTGATAAGTTCAGTCATCCGTTTGGACTGATTTTGTATTACTGCTTTACTTTTGTTGTCATG GttgtcctcctcaacatcctgATCGCGCTTTACAACTCGGCCTACGAGGACATCTACGACAACGCCAACGACGAGTATCTTGCCATGTTTGCGCAAAAGACGATGACTTTTGTTCGTGCCCCCGACGAGAATGTGTTCATACCGCCCTTGAACCTGATTGAGATTTTCTGCTTGGCCATCCCGTTCGAGTGGTGGATGAGCAAGAAGACGTATGAACACCTCAACGATATCGTCATGGCTGCGCTGTACTCGCCTCTGCTGCTTGTGTCGGCCTATTTTGAAATGAGGACTGCCCAGGAGATCAGAGGGAACAGGGCccggggcgaggaggatgatgataccaTTGAGGAGTGGGAGCAAATGTCTGACCACTTTGACTTTGAGGGTGACGGGTGGTCCAAGACTGTGGCTAGCGCAAAGAGTAatctggaggaggatgccgatgTGGTCGAGATTAAGAAGCTGAagcaggaggtggaggagctgaagaagatgatcGAGGGGTTGACCAAGTTTATTGCTGGTGAGAAGGGGCTTGGAAATGGCGATACCGAAGAGCTAAaggaggttgacgaggagggagagtcTAGTGGTGGTACTTAG
- a CDS encoding hypothetical protein (EggNog:ENOG503P1CI; COG:S), with the protein MNLFSDDRRLRLHELTHSDMVACVRDKLDRISGSNGFDQLVEDIVEKGQGIFQCVGIVVKNMRYEIDNTTTEAQEFKDSLKMLPSEINDLYKHIFDSLRDAKRAYRTLATVSEAMETGVTSFSVEAYSFFQDYEWDRSFVNHHGTSLVKHASVGGAVDYSIPEQSPWEESDGSTLRIHIRWKLCNLPTARSETSLNTPVVSRRCWSFLKALMSWTQFRKCTSQIYECFARIARASIPHIYYFVNGTGMAQTKIPTFSWKHGINSALMTTLLSPAPGTMMSFFQRAALPMG; encoded by the exons ATGAACCTGTTCTCCGACGACAGGCGGCTGCGGCTTCATGAGCTTACTCACAGCGACATGGTCGCCTGTGTAAGAGACAAGCTTGACCGCATATCTGGGTCGAATGGTTTCGACCAGTTGGTCGAAGACATTGTGGAGAAAGGACAGGGTATTTTTCAGTGCGTTGGGATTGTGGTCAAGAATATGAGATACGAGATCGACAACACAACTACCGAGGCCCAAGAGTTCAAAGACTCGCTGAAGATGCTGCCAAGCGAGATAAACGACCTCTACAAGCACATATTTGACTCTCTACGTGATGCAAAACGTGCATACCGCACGTTGGCAACGGTTTCCGAGGCGATGGAAACAGGGGTTACTTCCTTTTCCGTGGAGGCCTACTCTTTTTTTCAAGATTATGAGTGGGACAGGAGTTTCGTT AATCATCACGGCACAAGCTTGGTAAAACACGCCTCCGTTGGTGGTGCGGTGGACTACTCGATACCAGAACAGTCACCCTGGGAGGAGTCCGACGGCTCTACGCTGCGCATCCATATACGATGGAAGTTGTGCAATTTACCCACCGCTCGGTCAGAGACTTCCTTGAACACCCCGGTGGTCAGCAGAAGATgctggagcttcttgaagGCTTTGATGTCTTGGACGCAATTTCGCAAATGCACCTCGCAGATTTACGAATGCTTCGCGAGAATTGCCCGGGCTTCGATACCTcatatatattatttcgtGAACGGCACAGGAATGGCTCAGACAAAAATCCCTACATTTTCCTGGAAGCATGGGATAAATTCTGCCCTGATGACGACTCTCTTGAGCCCAGCCCCGGGCACTATGATGTCCTTCTTCCAGCGGGCAGCACTGCCTATGGGTTAG
- a CDS encoding hypothetical protein (EggNog:ENOG503P1CI; COG:S), translating to MDPVTAIGLVSGILTFVPFGTKLVKGTIKIREALDGTLDENRTRQEVAQEMKRLSARLLPPDDTKLVAEEKSLCLLAKECSSIPTTADP from the exons ATGGATCCTGTCACGGCCATCGGGCTGGTGTCGGGCATCCTGACATTTGTACCATTTGGCACCAAGCTTGTCAAGGGAACCATTAAGATTCGGGAAGCGCTCGATGGCACACTGGACGAAAATCGCACCCGTCAAGAGGTGGCCCAGGAGATGAAACGGCTTTCCGCTCGACTCTTACCGCCGGACGATACCAAGCTCGTCGCCGAAGAAAAGAGTCTTTGCCTTCTCGCCAAAGAATGCTCGTCGAT TCCGACAACAGCCGATCCATAA
- a CDS encoding hypothetical protein (EggNog:ENOG503PS2B) produces the protein MRSSFLLAGNLWVILGAATSAKLEQRDDVEECVQDGLLNCFSSSLVQASQFCTNSIVTATAFTEVVTVTPTVTITNAVTETATITEPVTEPTTIAQSLPLKARRRKRGCSNRPPLNCLRSFSSSVEPLQFTSACGCIGITSTTELATVTADVTSTIFETPTVTEYVTVSPTLVEEESTQQPTTEPMTTEPAPTTPIEESTLEPTATPTPEVTTTTTAEESTLEPTTTTAPEPTTSTVSVPESTTSAAPPPLITNGDFSGNSLEGWSITNTVGTGASVGVISQGAGNYVMEIQSSYFVSAAIAGLSVSQTINCEPGADYRLTFRISVISSYTNGNPWSVVLGGRSITSGAGSSLAWTQIGYAFVCSTTQGGNDLTFRIQSNNNRAARMLADDVVVTKL, from the exons ATGCGTTCGTCTTTCCTCCTCGCTGGCAACCTTTGGGTCATTCTGGGCGCAGCTACCTCAGCAAAGCTAGAGCAACGcgatgatgtcgaggagtGTGTCCAGGATGGGCTGTTGAACTGTTTCAGCAGTTCACTGGTACAAGCCAGCCAATTTTGTACCAACTCGATCGTCACAGCAACTGCATTCACCGAGGTCGTCACTGTCACCCCTACCGT CACCATTACCAATGCCGTCACCGAAACTGCGACTATCACCGAACCTGTCACCGAACCCACGACCATCGCACAAAGTCTACCCCTGAAAGCTAGACGCAGGAAAAGGGGCTGCTCCAACAGACCGCCATTGAACTGCCTGCGcagcttttcttcttccgtCGAACCACTGCAGTTCACTTCTGCTTGCGGATGCATTGGGATCACATCGACTACTGAGCTTGCTACCGTCACTGCTGATGTCACAAGCACAATTTTTGAAACACCGACCGTTACCGAATATGTTACCGTTAGCCCGACACTTGTGGAGGAAGAATCTACCCAGCAACCTACAACCGAGCCCATGACAACCGAGCCAGCCCCCACAACTCCAATTGAAGAGTCTACGCTTGAGCCCACAGCAACCCCGACCCCTGAAGtgaccacaacaaccactgCCGAAGAGTCGACACTCGAACCCACCACGACAACAGCGCCTGAGCCCACAACATCCACTGTTTCCGTGCCCGAGTCCACCacatcagcagcaccacctccGTTGATCACCAACGGGGACTTCAGCGGTAACTCGCTGGAAGGATGGAGTATCACCAACACGGTCGGTACCGGTGCCAGCGTTGGGGTTATCTCACAGGGTGCTGGCAATTACGTGATGGAGATCCAGTCGAGCTACTTTGTCagcgccgccatcgccggaCTTTCTGTGTCTCAAACTATCAACTG CGAGCCAGGGGCTGATTATAGGCTCACATTCCGAATCAGCGTTATTTCCAGCTACACAAATGGGAACCCGTGGTCGGTTGTTCTGGGCGGAAGGTCGATCACGTCAGGTGCTGGTTCTTCTTTGGCATGGACTCAAATCGGCTATGCCTTTGTCTGCTCAACAACACAGGGCGGGAATGACCTTACCTTCCGGATCCagtccaacaacaacagagcggcgaggatgttggcggatgatgtggtggtgacgaaACTTTAG
- a CDS encoding hypothetical protein (EggNog:ENOG503PCKE): MVGFEQPHPFKEAHHHLSVMTKLYRSAAALVLSLPLLGLGQQQAAAPDPWAFTHSNQEKAIVLSHTGGFNIGSKIVPDPRRPGQTITCDHGYFEYFIPLHSPPQGHLRRTTSLVLWHSSSTQTFQNRWDGGPGFKDLLLRLGYPVYLFEAPRLGRANWACKPHRYDVTYRDQDNFLAWNFGPSYLNWWPGLQWPEDPEVKRLSWEQATGGRYVEFDDYEHILLHAEVAAKGAVHTEQGAERGGLVYLTNSAAGLRALLAATLSDETVGKIRGIVAYESAGYVFPEGHNVTDRRDEPFGPLVVTQEAWRRLAKLDFVQFVWGDNRPETGSGFWEEMVVQSRLCAELINLYGGNAEVVKLKEDLGVVGNTHCPFTDMNNEVILGLLEERLERSGLDGFEGRVGKGKGKGKSKWRG; encoded by the exons ATGGTTGGGTTCGAGCAGCCGCACCCGTTCAAAGAggcacaccaccacctatcCGTCATGACCAAGCTGTACcgatctgctgctgctctcgtTCTGTCCCTCCCTCTCTTGGGTCtgggacagcagcaggcggCGGCACCTGATCCATGGGCGTTCACCCACTCGAACCAGGAAAAGGCCATTGTCTTGTCTCATACCGGCGGCTTCAACATTGGCAGCAAGATCGTGCCCGACCCCCGACGTCCAGGCCAGACAATAACCTGTGATCACGGGTATTTC GAATACTTCATTcccctccactcccccccccaaggcCACCTCCGCCGGACaacctccctcgtcctctggcactcctcctccacccaaacCTTCCAAAACCGCTGGGACGGCGGGCCCGGGTTcaaagacctcctcctccgcctaGGCTACCCCGTCTACCTCTTCGAAGCCCCTCGCCTCGGCCGCGCAAACTGGGCTTGCAAACCCCACCGCTACGACGTCACCTACCGCGACCAGGACAACTTCCTCGCCTGGAATTTCGGACCGTCCTACCTCAACTGGTGGCCTGGCTTGCAATGGCCCGAGGACCCTGAGGTCAAAAGACTAAGCTGGGAGCAAGCTACCGGGGGTAGGTATGTGGAGTTTGATGACTACgagcacatcctcctccacgctGAAGTAGCCGCCAAAGGGGCTGTTCACACTGAGCAAGGAGCAGaaagaggggggttggtttaCCTGACGAATTCTGCCGCGGGTCTGAGGGCGTTGCTTGCGGCTACGCTGAGCGATGAGACGGTTGGGAAGATAAGGGGGATTGTGGCGTATGAGAGCGCGGGGTACGTTTTTCCCGAGGGGCATAACGTCACCGACAGGAGGGATGAGCCATTTGggccgttggtggtgacgcAGGAGGCGTGGAGGAGGTTAGCAAAGTTGGATTTTGTGCAGTTTGTTTGGGGGGATAACCGCCCTGAGACGGGGAGCGGGTTTTGGGAGGAAATGGTGGTGCAGAGTAGGCTTTGTGCGGAGCTGATTAACCTGTATGGGGGGAAtgcggaggtggtgaagctgAAGGAGGATTTGGGCGTGGTGGGGAATACGCATTGCCCGTTTACGGATATGAATAATGAGGTtattttggggttgttggaggagaggttggagaggagtgggttggatgggtttgaggggcgggtggggaaggggaaggggaaggggaagagtAAGTGGAGAGGTTAA